In Palaemon carinicauda isolate YSFRI2023 chromosome 14, ASM3689809v2, whole genome shotgun sequence, the following proteins share a genomic window:
- the LOC137653435 gene encoding beta-1,3-galactosyltransferase 5-like, whose product MCGVIDQTTGVGAMASCQKILNSEKILDNQQKKTSAGTRPWLLTVFIMMMIMKLSVIQWGFLGQSSFNNQIASQITKFLSKESASFSGENHAAVPTNFTIEEEDFCRRHPDIDVITYVHSVISHVEKRMNTRRTWARVDTCGRGVKLGVVFAVGRSKTKEEEEIVRRESELYRDIVQGDYDDDYHLLSYKGLSSLHWINKNCPSVPWTLHADDDIVVDVFVMKGMTDTIDSNLEDRFTCKCLVGPVKRHGKWAVPRQQYSQDQYEKYCKGTLWLLPTRKLQELLLASKKATYLWVDDAYVTGVLAKEAGIGHRDLNQDFGEARYLEDQVGRNISWYHLPEEERLGLWQKILEHNNCS is encoded by the exons ATGTGTGGAGTAATAGATCAAACAACAGGTGTGGGGGCTATGGCATCTTGTCAAAAAATCCTAAATTCAGAGAAAATACTGGACAATCAACAGAAGAAAACATCAG CTGGTACTCGACCATGGCTTCTTACGGTGttcatcatgatgatgattatgaagttATCAGTTATACAGTGGGGTTTCCTAGGGCAATCAAGTTTCAATAATCAGATCGCTAGCCAGATAACG AAATTTCTTTCCAAAGAGAGCGCTTCTTTCTCTGGTGAAAATCACGCAGCTGTCCCAACGAATTTCACTATCGAGGAAGAGGATTTCTGCAGACGTCATCCTGACATTGATGTCATCACATACGTCCATTCAGTTATCAGTCACGTGGAGAAGCGAATGAATACGAGGAGAACCTGGGCCCGCGTGGACACCTGTGGTAGAGGAGTAAAGTTGGGCGTCGTGTTCGCTGTTGGGCGATCCAAaacaaaagaggaggaggagatagtTCGGAGGGAAAGCGAACTCTACCGCGACATTGTGCAG GGTGACTACGATGACGACTATCATCTTCTTAGTTACAAGGGATTATCTTCGCTTCACTGGATCAATAAAAACTGTCCCTCTGTGCCATGGACTCTCCATGCTGACGATGACATCGTTGTTGATGTATTTGTCATGAAGGGCATGACTGATACCATCGATTCCAACTTAGAGGACAGATTCACCTGCAAATGCTTAGTGGGACCAGTTAAGAGGCATGGGAAGTGGGCAGTGCCACGCCAGCAATATTCACAAGATCAGTATGAAAAATATTGCAAGGGAACTTTGTGGCTTTTGCCTACTAGAAAGCTGCAGGAGCTCTTGCTTGCCTCCAAGAAAGCCACCTACCTCTGGGTGGACGACGCCTACGTGACCGGAGTCTTGGCAAAAGAGGCGGGTATTGGTCATCGAGACCTCAACCAAGATTTTGGCGAGGCCAGATATCTGGAGGACCAAGTAGGGAGGAATATCTCGTGGTATCACTTACCAGAGGAAGAGAGACTGGGTCTCTGGCAAAAAATCCTGGAACATAACAACTGTTCATAA